The DNA segment TAGCCCGAAAGCAGCGCCCGCGGGATCTCGGCGTTGTCGTAGAGCATCTTCTCGAAGTGGGGGACGACCCACTCGCGGTCAGTCGCGTATCGGTGGAAGCCGCCGCCGACGTGGTCGTAGATTCCGCCCGCGACCATCGCGTCCAGCGCCTCGACGGCCACCTCGCGAAACTCCGCCCGCCCGGTCCGCTCGTGGGCGCGCAACAGGAGGCGTATCCGACCGGTCTGTGGGAACTTCGGGCCGCTCGACCCGAATCCGCCGTGTTCGCGGTCGGCCCGGGTGACCGCCGTCTCGGCCGCCGCCGTCAGCATCCCATCGTCCAGTTCGCGCGAGCCCGACGGCGTCGCCATTTCGTCTTCAATTGCTGCGGTCCACTCGTCGGCGCGCGCTTCGATCTCCTCGCGCTCGTCGGTATACGAGGCCCGGACCTTCCCGAGCAGTTCAAGAAAACCGGGCATTCCGCGCCGTGGTTCCCGCGGGAAGTAGGTGCCGACGTGAAACGGCCGCTGGTCGGGCGTGAGCCACACCGACAGCGGCCAGCCGCCCCGACCGCTGACGACATGTGCGAGCGTCTGGTACACGCTGTCGACGTCGGGGCGCTCCTCGCGGTCGACCTTGATCGGCACGAACTGCTTGTTGAGCACCTCGGCGACGGCCTCGTCTTCGAAGCTTTCCTCGGCCATCACGTGACACCAGTGACACGAGGAGTAGCCGATCGACAGGAAGATCGGTCGGTCCCGTTTCCGGGCGGCCTCGAGGGCGGTCTCGTCCCAGGGTTGCCAGTGGACGGGGTTGTCCGCGTGTTGCTGGAGGTACGGGCTTTCCTCGTCGGCGAGGCGATTGCGAGCGAGCGGGTCGTCGGTCATTACGCGCGGTTCGTGACGGTCGGGGTAAATGCCGGCGCAACCGGCAATGGGCGTCGCGAGTGGTTCGACCGTACTGTCTCGGTCGCCCGATAGCTACGAACAGCAACCTTTTACCGGTCGTGCCGCGGGCTATCGCGTATGACAGAGACCGTGCTGCTGGTCGGCGGTGGGGGTCGCGAACACGCGGTCGCTCGCGCGCTCGCCGACGCCGACTGCGAACTGTACGCCTGCGCCGGGAACCGGAACCCGGGCATCGCGCGGATCGCTGAGGACTTCGAGACCCTCGATACCACCCATCCGAAGGCCGTGACGACCTACGCCCGGTCGGTCGAGGCTGATCTGGCCGTCATCGGACCTGAAGCGCCCCTGCAGGCGGGTGTCGCCGACGCGCTCGACGACGCCGGGGTCTACGCGTTCGGCCCGCGGGAAGACGAGGCGCGCATCGAGACGGACAAGGCCTTCCAGCGGCGCTTTATGCGAGAACACGACATCCCGGGCTGCCCGGACTTCGAGACTTTCGAGGACATGGAGGCCGCCTGTGCGTTCATCGACTCCTACGACGGTGACCTGGCGATCAAGCCCGCCGGGCTAACCGGCGGCAAAGGCGTTCGTGTCATCGGCGATCAGGTCACCGCCGAGGAGGGCAAGGCGTACCTCCGTGACTCCGAGTACGACCGCGTCGTCCTCGAAGAGCGGCTGGTCGGCGAGGAGTTCACCGTCCAGGCGCTGGTCGCCAACGGCGAGGTCCGTGTCACGCCCGCCGTTCAGGACCACAAGCGCGCCTACGAGGGCGACGAGGGGCCGAACACCGGCGGGATGGGAAGCTACAGCGACGCCACGCTGGAGTTGCCGTTCATGGACCGCGACGACTACATGGACGCGGTCGACATCATCGAAGCCACGGTCGACGCGCTGGACGGGTACAAAGGTGTTCTCTACGGCCAGTTCATGCTGACCGCCGACGGGCCGAAGGTCGTCGAGTTCAACGCCCGCTTTGGCGATCCCGAGGCGATGAACACCCTGCCGGTGCTCAACACGGACTTCCTGGAGGTGCTGACTGGCGCACGGGACGGCGAGACGCTGCCACAGCTATCCTTCGCCCCGAGCGCGACCGTCTGCAAGTACGCCGTTCCGGCGGGCTATCCGACCGAGCCGGAAGCCGGCGCGAAAGTCACCGTCGACGAGGAGAGCGCTCGCGAGATCGCCGGCGAGTACGACGGCGAGGCGCTGCTGTACTACGCCAGCGTCGACGACCGTGAGGACGGTATCTACACCACCACGTCCCGCGCGTTCGCGGTGGTCGGGCTCGCGGAGACGATCACCGACGCCGAGGAGATCGCCGAGGCCGTGCTGAACGAGGCCGGCGAGGAGGGGCTGCGCGTCCGCCATGACATCGGCAAGCCGGATCTGGTCCAGAAGCGGATCGACCACATGGCGGAGTTGCGCGAGTAGTCGGCGGCTTCTTGTCGGTGGGAGTCCAACCGACGAGCGTGTCCGAGGACGACCCGTCACGTCATGATCGCCTTTCCAGTCGGGCGACGCCCGGTCCGCGAAACTCCCTGCTGCACTGGCCGGAGACGCGCCACCCGCTACGGATCGTGTTCAACTTCCTGGTCGTCTGGATCGTTCGCTACTCCCCGAGCCTCCGGCTCAAAAACTGGCTGCTCCGGCGGCTCGGTGCGGATATCGGCCGCGGGGTCGCCTGGGCGCTGACGGCCACACCGGACGTGTTCTGGCCGGAGTTGCTCACAGTGGACGAGGACGCGATCATCGGCTACGACGCGACCGTGCTCTGTCACGAGTACTTACAAGACGAGGTCCGCACCGGCGAAGTCGTCGTTGGCGAGCGTGCGATGATCGGGGCCGGAGCAGTCGTCTTGCCGGGCGTGCATATCGGCGAGGACGCCCAGATCGCGGCCAACTCCCTGGTTGATTCCGACGTGCCGGCCGGCGCAACTGTGGCCGGCGTCCCCGCCGAGGTCGTCTCCGAGGGCGAACAGGTTAATGGAAATCCAGCCCGTAACGGGGGTAATGTCTGATCGCCTCTCCGTGGATGGCTACCCTCGACCGGAGGCGCTCGCGAACACCTTCTACGTCTACGAGGTCGACCGCAGCGACGGCGCAGTGCGGTATTACGGCGAGCCGTTGACGCCGAGAGATCAGGTCGTCGATCGGGTCGCGCCCCTGTTTCGGGAGCAGGGGTATCGCGTCTCACTGCGGTACGAAACCGGGGAACACGTCCTCGTCGCCGAGCAGCGCACGATGGGTATCGACGGGATCCCGTGGCTCAACGTCGTCCTCTTCGTTGCGACGCTGGCGACGACGCTGCTCGCGGGCGCGCGCTGGTATGACCTGCCGATCGCCGAAAACCCGCTTTCGATACTCGAGGCGTGGCCGTTCGCCGTGGCCGTGCTGGGCGTGCTGGGCGTCCACGAGTTCGGTCACTACGCGCTGAGTCGCCACCACGAAGTGCAGGCGACGCTGCCGTATTTCATCCCGCTGCCGAACGTCCTCGGCACGCTCGGGGCCGTCATTCGGATGAAAGACCACCTGCCGAGTCGGAAGGCGCTGTTCGACATCGGCGTCGCGGGCCCGCTCGCCGGACTGGTTGCGACGGTCGTCGTCACTGCCGTCGGCGTCACGCTGCCGCCGATCGAGGTGAGCTCGGACGCGTTGATCCGACAGGTCGAGCTCGGGTATCCGCCCTTGATCCAGGTGATTGCGGCCGCACTGGGGGAGCCGCTGGGCTACGAGGATCCGTCGCTGATGGTCAACCCGGTCGTCCTGGGTGGCTGGGTCGGCGCGTTCGTGACGTTCCTGAACCTCCTGCCGGTCGGGCAACTCGACGGGGCCCACGCCGTCCGGGCACTGATCGGTGATCGCCTCGATCAGGTGCAACTCGCGGTGCCCGTCGCCCTGTTCGGCGTGGCCGGCTGGCAACTGCTGTTCGGGGACGTTCGCGCGGTGGGGCTGTGGGCGCTGTGGGGCGTGCTCGCGCTGGTGTTGAGCCGGGTCGGCGGCGCACGACCGATCGACGAATCAGGCGTCGGCCCGACCCGCAAGGCGATCGCGCTTTTGACGCTCCTGCTGGGTGTGCTCTGTTTCACGCCGGCGCCGATCGTCTTCACCGGCTGAGGTCACTACCGCTTTTCCAACGCTTAAGTAACCGCCGGCCGACCTTCGATCGATGTCCTCGCTGACGCGATGGTTCCGATCGAAGCCGTTCGGCCAGCAGATACTGATTCTGGCGCTCGTGTTGGACCCGCTGGGGTTCGCTGCGGGATATCTCCTCGCCCCGTCGGTCGGCCTCGATCCGCTGATGGGCGGTGTGTACGGGCTCGTCGCTGCAAGTGTCCCGATGTCGATGCACGTGATGCGCGAGGCGTCCTAGGTCGGGCCGCCGGCTGATCACTCCGAGCCGTGTTCGTACTCGCGCAACGTCTTGATGTCGACCGTATCCAGAACGGCCTCGTTGGTTGCTTCTAGGACGATCGGCGGTGCGACGCCGGCCTCGCGGGCCTCCTCCCACCGCGGGAGACAGAGACACCAGTGGTCTCCGGGATCCAGACCGGGAAAATCGAGCCCCGGGCGCGGCGTGATGAGATCGTTGCCCTGACGCTTGCTGTACTGCAGGAACTCCTCGGTGACGACCGCACAGACCTCGTGGCGGCCGGGATCGCGTTGGGTCGCCGTACAGTTTCCATCGCGCAGGTAACCGGTCGTAGGGTCGGTGCTGCAGGGTTCCAGTGCCGTGCCGAGCACGTTCTGTTGCACGGCCGCTGTAAGAACCGGATCGTCAAGGTCCTTCGGACGTGTCGAACCGGCGGCCGATCTCCCGCTT comes from the Halapricum desulfuricans genome and includes:
- the purD gene encoding phosphoribosylamine--glycine ligase, whose amino-acid sequence is MTETVLLVGGGGREHAVARALADADCELYACAGNRNPGIARIAEDFETLDTTHPKAVTTYARSVEADLAVIGPEAPLQAGVADALDDAGVYAFGPREDEARIETDKAFQRRFMREHDIPGCPDFETFEDMEAACAFIDSYDGDLAIKPAGLTGGKGVRVIGDQVTAEEGKAYLRDSEYDRVVLEERLVGEEFTVQALVANGEVRVTPAVQDHKRAYEGDEGPNTGGMGSYSDATLELPFMDRDDYMDAVDIIEATVDALDGYKGVLYGQFMLTADGPKVVEFNARFGDPEAMNTLPVLNTDFLEVLTGARDGETLPQLSFAPSATVCKYAVPAGYPTEPEAGAKVTVDEESAREIAGEYDGEALLYYASVDDREDGIYTTTSRAFAVVGLAETITDAEEIAEAVLNEAGEEGLRVRHDIGKPDLVQKRIDHMAELRE
- a CDS encoding DUF2237 family protein, with amino-acid sequence MQQNVLGTALEPCSTDPTTGYLRDGNCTATQRDPGRHEVCAVVTEEFLQYSKRQGNDLITPRPGLDFPGLDPGDHWCLCLPRWEEAREAGVAPPIVLEATNEAVLDTVDIKTLREYEHGSE
- a CDS encoding site-2 protease family protein; translation: MSDRLSVDGYPRPEALANTFYVYEVDRSDGAVRYYGEPLTPRDQVVDRVAPLFREQGYRVSLRYETGEHVLVAEQRTMGIDGIPWLNVVLFVATLATTLLAGARWYDLPIAENPLSILEAWPFAVAVLGVLGVHEFGHYALSRHHEVQATLPYFIPLPNVLGTLGAVIRMKDHLPSRKALFDIGVAGPLAGLVATVVVTAVGVTLPPIEVSSDALIRQVELGYPPLIQVIAAALGEPLGYEDPSLMVNPVVLGGWVGAFVTFLNLLPVGQLDGAHAVRALIGDRLDQVQLAVPVALFGVAGWQLLFGDVRAVGLWALWGVLALVLSRVGGARPIDESGVGPTRKAIALLTLLLGVLCFTPAPIVFTG
- a CDS encoding acyltransferase translates to MSEDDPSRHDRLSSRATPGPRNSLLHWPETRHPLRIVFNFLVVWIVRYSPSLRLKNWLLRRLGADIGRGVAWALTATPDVFWPELLTVDEDAIIGYDATVLCHEYLQDEVRTGEVVVGERAMIGAGAVVLPGVHIGEDAQIAANSLVDSDVPAGATVAGVPAEVVSEGEQVNGNPARNGGNV